A single window of Pseudophryne corroboree isolate aPseCor3 chromosome 5, aPseCor3.hap2, whole genome shotgun sequence DNA harbors:
- the LOC134929130 gene encoding putative nuclease HARBI1 codes for MYAPACVMSIFIAAEALPPQPTPALPPQPPAPQPQPAPHQPRQRRRARPPIFRTRVLLFGMPDDVVVRRYRLPPHLILDTLSIIESDLESEIRYPTAIPPLTQFLAVLHFLATASYQHVVGDLVGMSQGQFSKVLRRVCQAFLKRVKQFIDMPLDVGALDVVKRQFEEGGSRFPHVIGVVDGTHVAIQPPRHNEEIYRNRKLFHSLNVMVVCGPSLQILSLNAKFTGSSHDAYVIRQSGIWQRLRSSQRADMWLLGDRGYPCTPWLMTPYRNPRPGPQMAFNSALTATRQLVERTIGVLKGRFRVLHRTGGDIMYSPEMASKIVVLCAILHNIAVRSSVELPQAEELPDEEPGVGRRFGGGSVTRRGSQVRARIVAEYFS; via the exons atgtacgctcctgca tgtgttatgtcaatatttattgctgcagaagccctacctccccaacccacgccagcactcccaccccaaccgccagccccacaaccacagccggctcctcatcaaccaaggcaacggaggcgtgctaggccaccaattttccgaacccgtgtcctactttttggtatgccagatgatgtggtggtgcgtagatacaggctgccaccacatctaatcctagacactctctccataatagagagtgatctggagtctgaaattcggtatcctacagcaataccaccattgacacaattccttgcagtgttacattttttggctacagcctcatatcagcatgttgtgggagacctggttggcatgtcgcagggccagttcagtaaggtcctgcggcgtgtctgccaggctttcctaaagcgggtgaagcaattcattgatatgcctttggatgttggtgccctagatgtggtgaagcggcaatttgaggaaggtggtagtcgcttcccacatgttattggggttgtggatggcacacatgttgctattcagccaccaagacataatgaagaaatttatagaaacaggaaactgtttcattctctgaatgtaatggttgtttgtgggccatccctccagatcctttccctgaatgcaaaatttactggaagttcacatgatgcatatgtcattagacaatctgggatatggcagagattaagatcaagtcaacgagcagacatgtggttattgg gagaccgtggatatccttgcaccccctggctcatgactccttaccgtaatcccaggccaggaccacagatggcatttaactccgcgcttactgccactaggcagctggtggagcgcacaattggtgtccttaaagggcggtttcgtgtgctccaccgcactggtggcgacatcatgtattcgccggagatggcaagtaaaatagtggtcctgtgcgcaatactacataatatcgcggtaaggagtagtgtagagcttcctcaggcagaggaattgcctgatgaggagccaggggttggtcgacgcttcggtggggggagtgtgacacggagggggagccaagtgagggcaagaattgttgccgaatatttcag ctga